The following are encoded in a window of Candidatus Woesearchaeota archaeon genomic DNA:
- a CDS encoding site-2 protease family protein yields the protein MFNFEIVLAMVFVLFLSAFLYHKRDKLHIQKIVFPLIFMILYKSKFGISLMDKIATKYREWVKLFGYISAGVGFIGMFFVTYSVIQLMIKLITAPATTPSGVVPVLPFTNIPGLGYLSFTTWLIAIFILAVVHEFSHGVVARAHNLEVKSSGFAFLSVLLPIIPAAFVEPDEKKMAKKEDIVQYSILAAGPVSNVVLALLILFVSSFVLVPLEGKILQDNGFTFEVSNETLPAYQSGLRTGDVILAVNNKPVTDYQYFMEQMQYCSVPNEPITLATAETEFTVVPIAHPDDHGKGYIGVNNIKKHVKIKDEYEQVWWTPLVLWLKDLFKWLFWLNLFIGLANLLPLGIVDGGQMLKIMLLKLIKNKHHAMKLWSFVAIGILVILLFALIINYTGNPFSLLK from the coding sequence ATGTTTAATTTTGAAATCGTCTTGGCAATGGTGTTTGTACTGTTTTTATCCGCGTTTCTTTATCATAAACGTGATAAACTCCATATTCAGAAGATTGTATTCCCCTTGATCTTTATGATTCTCTATAAAAGCAAGTTTGGGATTTCTTTAATGGATAAAATCGCAACTAAATATCGCGAATGGGTTAAATTGTTTGGATATATCAGTGCAGGTGTTGGATTTATAGGGATGTTCTTTGTTACTTATTCGGTCATCCAATTAATGATTAAATTAATTACAGCTCCTGCAACAACGCCATCAGGTGTTGTGCCGGTATTGCCATTTACTAATATTCCGGGATTAGGATATCTTTCATTTACTACCTGGCTCATTGCTATTTTTATTCTTGCAGTGGTCCATGAATTTTCTCATGGCGTTGTTGCCCGCGCCCATAACCTTGAGGTTAAATCAAGCGGATTTGCGTTTTTATCAGTATTACTACCTATTATCCCAGCTGCATTTGTTGAACCAGATGAGAAAAAAATGGCGAAAAAAGAGGATATTGTGCAGTATTCAATTTTAGCTGCTGGTCCAGTCTCAAATGTTGTGTTAGCGCTTTTGATTTTATTTGTATCTTCTTTTGTGCTTGTCCCTTTAGAAGGCAAAATTCTTCAAGATAATGGATTTACTTTTGAGGTGAGTAATGAAACTCTTCCTGCTTATCAAAGTGGATTAAGAACCGGTGATGTTATTTTAGCAGTCAATAACAAACCTGTTACTGATTATCAATATTTTATGGAACAAATGCAGTATTGTTCTGTACCAAACGAACCAATTACCTTAGCAACTGCAGAAACAGAATTTACTGTCGTACCTATAGCACATCCTGACGATCACGGAAAAGGGTATATTGGTGTTAATAATATCAAGAAACATGTTAAGATAAAAGATGAATACGAACAGGTCTGGTGGACGCCATTAGTATTATGGTTAAAAGATTTATTCAAATGGCTGTTTTGGCTGAACTTATTTATTGGATTAGCTAATCTATTACCGTTGGGCATCGTTGATGGTGGTCAAATGCTGAAGATAATGCTATTAAAATTAATCAAAAACAAACATCATGCTATGAAATTATGGAGTTTTGTTGCTATTGGAATATTAGTCATATTATTGTTTGCTTTGATTATTAATTATACGGGTAATCCATTCTCGTTGTTGAAATAG
- a CDS encoding virulence RhuM family protein, with the protein MQGDKSTDFLIYTTPEGNVKVEAFLYNETIWLTQKRMAELFGVEANTINYHLKEIFSSKELDETPTIRNFRIVQKEGNRDIEREQIFYNLDAIIAVGYRVNSKQATHFRIWATHVLKEYIIKGFAMDDTRLKNGKYFGKDYFDELLERVRSIRASERRIYQKITDIFAECSIDYDPQSEITREFYATVQNKFHFAISGQTAAEIIYETADVKKKNMGLTTWKLAPKGRILRSDVVIAKNYLSEKEIKQLERTISSFFDYIERIIENKVEMKMNDLTKSVNKFLEFNEFRILEDKGKISFKQAEKKALKEYESFNKTQKIESDFDKFSKKLLIKK; encoded by the coding sequence ATGCAAGGAGATAAAAGTACAGATTTTTTAATTTATACTACTCCTGAAGGTAATGTCAAAGTAGAGGCATTTTTATATAATGAAACGATATGGCTTACACAAAAGAGAATGGCTGAACTTTTTGGTGTAGAAGCAAACACGATTAATTATCACTTAAAAGAGATATTTAGTTCTAAAGAATTAGATGAAACTCCAACTATTCGAAATTTTCGAATAGTTCAAAAAGAAGGAAATAGGGATATTGAAAGAGAACAGATATTCTACAACTTAGATGCAATAATTGCAGTAGGATATAGGGTAAATTCTAAACAGGCAACGCATTTCAGAATTTGGGCAACACATGTTCTTAAAGAATATATTATAAAAGGATTTGCTATGGATGATACAAGATTAAAAAATGGCAAATATTTTGGCAAGGATTATTTTGATGAATTACTGGAGAGAGTTCGTTCGATTAGAGCAAGTGAACGAAGAATTTATCAAAAGATTACAGATATTTTTGCTGAATGCAGTATTGATTATGATCCACAATCAGAAATTACTCGGGAATTTTATGCAACTGTTCAAAATAAATTCCACTTTGCAATCTCTGGACAAACTGCAGCTGAAATTATCTATGAAACTGCAGATGTCAAAAAGAAAAACATGGGTTTAACAACTTGGAAATTAGCACCTAAAGGGAGAATATTGAGATCTGATGTTGTTATTGCTAAAAATTACTTATCTGAAAAAGAGATTAAACAACTTGAAAGAACCATCTCAAGTTTCTTTGATTATATTGAAAGAATTATTGAAAATAAAGTAGAAATGAAGATGAATGATTTAACAAAAAGTGTAAACAAATTTTTAGAATTTAATGAATTTAGGATTCTTGAAGATAAAGGCAAAATCTCTTTTAAACAAGCTGAGAAAAAAGCATTGAAGGAATACGAATCATTTAATAAAACACAAAAGATAGAATCAGATTTTGATAAGTTTAGTAAAAAGCTGCTCATAAAAAAATAA